A window from Garra rufa chromosome 14, GarRuf1.0, whole genome shotgun sequence encodes these proteins:
- the LOC141285202 gene encoding uncharacterized protein, with amino-acid sequence MSVPSLEPGRGLLRAKSPQPVQDTSTDIQSQPQFRRVKSPSPNRDKTATRRFSEVPKMPERFKSPEPPQAPLSPEPFMNGQSKMNGALNGSVKTTPSASQPELAEDLQGGTRKKVVKVVRRVVRRVVPTEEDMPTSPAAMSPEPPLEPQKPEPASVPKVVKMPVFSFKHDSIKKEERDDISTGLTSLMTRGRTREPRPRIRKDEPHEKESVKPLEKEISGPAQDKTVQKVDTIQTPKQEQHISASATTLTAPKSPVSPPAGFIPTPKPNPLSPPPGFVPTPKPSKPSTLSPPAGFIPAPKPMTPAGLVPTAPIVSPPPNPDPKTLPVIPSSTPAVPKAAASSAPTASGKSNTLNPPVPKTDPFAPPSGFIPTSKQMPMKKPEESPPLSPTEEAQRRLERIFAASLEPVASASASSQVQAPSGDGSSPTAPLNGLAGVCARVACWSPVLMQCMVTQG; translated from the exons ATGTCAGTGCCCAGCCTGGAGCCTGGCAGAGGCCTACTACGTGCCAAGAGTCCTCAACCTGTTCAGGACACATCCACTGACATCCAGTCCCAACCTCAGTTCAGGCGAGTCAAAAGCCCCTCACCCAACAGAGACAAGACAGCAACCAGAAGGTTCTCTGAAGTGCCCAAGATGCCAGAACGCTTCAAAAGCCCTGAGCCTCCCCAAGCTCCCTTGAGTCCTGAACCTTTCATGAATGGACAAAGCAAAATGAATGGTGCTCTCAACGGCAGTGTTAAGACTACCCCTAGTGCTAGTCAGCCAGAGCTTGCAGAGGACTTGCAAGGTGGGACCCGTAAGAAGGTAGTAAAGGTGGTGCGCAGAGTGGTTAGGAGGGTAGTTCCTACTGAAGAAGATATGCCAACATCCCCTGCAGCCATGTCTCCAGAACCACCTTTAGAACCACAGAAACCTGAACCAGCATCTGTACCAAAAGTTGTGAAGATGCCCGTGTTCTCCTTCAAACATGATTCCATAAAAAAGGAGGAAAGAGATGATATCTCTACTGGACTGACTAGTTTGATGACACGAGGCAGGACCAGAGAACCTCGTCCACGAATCCGCAAGGATGAGCCTCATGAAAAAGAGAGTGTGAAACCTTTAGAGAAAGAAATTTCTGGACCAGCACAAGATAAAACTGTGCAGAAAGTAGACACCATCCAGACTCCAAAACAAGAACAACATATTTCAGCATCTGCTACTACCTTGACGGCTCCTAAGTCTCCTGTTTCGCCACCAGCAGGGTTCATCCCAACCCCAAAACCTAACCCACTCTCTCCTCCGCCTGGATTTGTTCCTACACCGAAACCCTCAAAGCCATCTACTCTTTCCCCTCCAGCAGGATTTATTCCTGCTCCAAAACCTATGACTCCTGCTGGACTTGTTCCAACAGCTCCTATCGTTTCTCCACCTCCTAATCCAGATCCCAAAACATTGCCTGTTATCCCTAGTTCCACACCTGCTGTTCCTAAAGCAGCTGCTAGCTCTGCTCCAACTGCTTCTGGTAAATCCAACACCCTTAACCCCCCAGTTCCCAAAACAGATCCATTTGCCCCTCCATCAGGGTTCATTCCCACCAGTAAACAGATGCCTATGAAGAAACCAGAG GAGAGTCCGCCACTGAGTCCCACTGAAGAAGCACAGAGACGGCTGGAGAGGATCTTCGCTGCATCT CTGGAACCTGTGGCCAGTGCCTCTGCGTCGTCTCAGGTACAGGCCCCCTCTGGGGACGGCTCTTCCCCCACTGCTCCCCTCAATGGCTTGGCCGGAGTGTGCGCTCGCGTGGCCTGTTGGAGT CCAGTGTTGATGCAGTGCATGGTGACTCAGGGTTAG